A stretch of the Stigmatella aurantiaca genome encodes the following:
- a CDS encoding type I polyketide synthase translates to MSETKPELNRQEVLAKALAEIKQLRVKAQASEREKREPIAIVGMACRFPGGADSPEAFWRLLRDGVDATSPVPKERWDAEQLYDEDPEVPGKLYVRRGGFLEGVDRFDAGLFGISAREAAAVDPQHRMFWELCWEALERAGRAPLGLAGSAAGVYVGISNHEYPPGGVEPTEADPLMIGGNATSFIAGRLSYMLGLRGPSVALDTACSSSLVAVHLACQSLRSRETDLALAGGVNLILSPNGTLLLCKARALAPDGRCKAFDASADGYGRGEGGGVVVLERLSDALARRAPILAVIRGSAVNQDGHRSGLTVPNPKAQTELIRAALANAGVRPSEVQCVEAHGTGTALGDPIEMRALGEVYAEGRALERPLWVGSVKTNLGHLESAAGIAGLLKTVLALRHRQLPPHLHFARPNPDIPWHALPVQVNDALRPWERDGGRRVAGVSSFGGSGTNAHVVLEEAPDAPASPAVSGEERAQVLTLSAKQEEALRALAARYEAHLAENPTLSLTELCFTANTGRAHLPHRLAVVGRSVSELRALLQGAVQGPEGAGVVSGVVRGEARPKVAFLFTGQGSQYAGMGRGLYQTQPVFRRALDRCAELFGPWLSQPLLSVMHAEEAGAESLLNETAFTQPALFSLGYALAELWHSLGVEPVAVLGHSVGELAAACVAGVLSLEDAVTLVAERAKRMQALPPGGAMFAVACGEEAVRAVLATQGPDVSIAALNGPAETVLSGEERAVTGVADVLKSQGILAKRIPVSHAFHSARMEPILEDFERAVSKLRFQAPQLKLVSGLTGKLDGGAAPGASYWRRQLREPVRFSDGVMALAQLGVDTFIELGPSPTLSSLARTSLPEGPYRWLPSLQSRRDDAATFLGSVARLYASGAGIRWEGLFPDGPRQLELPTYPFQRQRYWMQGRAAAAPVRRVREGHPLLGVRTEMPNGPVFETEVRASDLAVLRDFRVFGTIIVSGVVQVALAILAGAEVLGGQGQAQISDLVFVEPFTLDEEAPARIRLLLMNAEAGQARFELHSALTPHGGALEWRRHCAGTLCMSDEDGVRAGEALALDGIRARCTTELSAEAFYRAYWEDADQWFGPSFKGLTRVWWGDGELLAEIEPTETGLAEPEAAGFAGRVLTEACAAEACAQSMKVLFPKESEFASRAYLGVGMQRSRGAFPSVRGKRFGHARIRPSAPGETRLFADVRLLDADGRVITAYEGLSYAPIQPEVLQRLAARVKRVRASGLDRAQLLSAARPERSRLLEMYLLRQLEALHGAPVPGLEPDAPLGEFGFDSIQFTELRGWIRKDLDVELSAEQLTAAASPRALAGALAARLAPEPAGAAPVSVSASGPAREWIVRWDRPPADEARLRLFCFPFAGGGASTYRGWGKALPRGVEVCLIQLPGRENRYSELPVEQLSVMLDTLEREMAPLLDLPFAFFGTSMGGLLAFELARRVRARRGVPPVRLFAAASYAPHRGPSAPLAELIRTGVHGADPALLRRFKVIPDALFASPDMLKVVLPPLYADLRLVRSYQYDEAPPLACPITALCGTQDPMMTRDNAASWSHHTVADFTLRMIPGEHLFVRTAQEAVLEVVREELSRHLAQLERGVAKVAS, encoded by the coding sequence ATGAGCGAAACCAAGCCTGAGCTGAACCGTCAAGAGGTGCTGGCGAAGGCGCTCGCGGAGATCAAGCAGCTCCGGGTGAAGGCGCAGGCGTCCGAGCGCGAGAAGCGTGAGCCGATTGCCATCGTCGGGATGGCCTGCCGCTTCCCTGGCGGCGCTGACTCGCCAGAAGCGTTCTGGCGCCTCTTGCGTGACGGCGTCGATGCCACGTCGCCGGTGCCGAAGGAGCGCTGGGACGCGGAGCAGCTCTACGACGAGGATCCCGAGGTGCCTGGCAAGCTCTACGTGCGCCGTGGAGGCTTTCTCGAGGGTGTGGACCGCTTCGACGCCGGGCTGTTTGGCATCTCGGCGCGAGAGGCGGCCGCCGTGGACCCGCAGCACCGGATGTTCTGGGAGCTGTGCTGGGAGGCGCTCGAACGAGCGGGCCGTGCACCGCTCGGGCTCGCAGGCAGCGCGGCCGGCGTCTACGTCGGCATCAGCAACCACGAGTACCCGCCGGGCGGTGTGGAGCCCACCGAGGCGGACCCGCTGATGATTGGCGGCAACGCCACGAGCTTCATCGCGGGCCGGCTCTCGTACATGCTGGGGCTGCGTGGGCCGAGCGTGGCCCTGGATACCGCGTGCTCGTCGTCGCTCGTCGCAGTCCACCTGGCCTGTCAGAGCCTGCGCTCGCGAGAGACGGACCTCGCGCTCGCGGGTGGGGTGAACCTCATCCTGTCACCCAACGGGACGCTGCTCTTGTGCAAGGCGCGGGCGCTCGCTCCAGACGGGCGGTGCAAGGCGTTCGACGCGTCCGCGGATGGGTATGGGCGCGGGGAGGGCGGTGGCGTCGTCGTGCTCGAGCGGCTGTCGGACGCGCTCGCGCGGCGTGCCCCCATCCTCGCCGTCATCCGTGGCTCGGCCGTCAACCAGGACGGCCACCGCAGCGGGCTCACGGTCCCCAACCCAAAGGCCCAGACGGAGCTCATCCGCGCCGCGCTCGCCAACGCGGGTGTGCGCCCTTCGGAAGTCCAGTGCGTCGAGGCGCACGGGACCGGCACAGCACTTGGAGACCCCATTGAGATGCGCGCGCTCGGGGAGGTCTACGCCGAAGGGCGTGCCCTGGAGCGCCCGCTGTGGGTCGGCTCCGTCAAGACGAACCTTGGACACCTCGAGTCCGCGGCGGGCATCGCGGGGCTGCTCAAGACGGTGCTCGCGCTGCGCCACAGGCAATTGCCGCCACACCTCCACTTCGCGCGGCCGAACCCGGACATCCCCTGGCACGCGCTCCCCGTGCAGGTGAACGACGCCCTGAGGCCCTGGGAGCGCGATGGCGGACGGCGCGTTGCCGGCGTGAGCTCCTTCGGCGGCAGCGGGACCAATGCGCACGTAGTGCTCGAGGAGGCACCGGATGCGCCGGCCAGCCCTGCCGTGTCTGGTGAGGAGCGCGCGCAGGTGCTCACGCTTTCGGCGAAGCAGGAGGAGGCGCTCCGTGCGCTTGCTGCCAGGTACGAGGCGCATCTGGCGGAGAACCCCACCCTCTCCCTGACGGAACTCTGCTTCACCGCGAACACCGGACGCGCGCACTTGCCGCACCGGCTCGCGGTGGTGGGGCGGAGTGTGTCCGAGCTGCGTGCGCTGCTCCAGGGCGCCGTGCAGGGCCCGGAGGGGGCGGGCGTCGTCTCGGGCGTGGTGCGCGGCGAGGCGCGGCCCAAGGTGGCATTCCTCTTCACCGGCCAGGGCTCGCAGTACGCGGGGATGGGGCGGGGCCTGTACCAAACCCAGCCGGTCTTCCGCCGCGCCCTTGATCGCTGCGCGGAGCTGTTTGGACCGTGGCTGAGCCAGCCGCTCCTTTCAGTCATGCACGCCGAGGAGGCCGGTGCGGAGAGCCTCCTGAACGAGACCGCGTTCACGCAGCCCGCGCTCTTCTCCCTCGGGTACGCGCTCGCGGAGCTCTGGCACTCGCTCGGCGTCGAGCCGGTCGCGGTGCTGGGGCACAGCGTCGGCGAGCTGGCGGCGGCGTGCGTCGCGGGAGTGCTGTCCCTCGAAGACGCGGTGACGCTCGTGGCCGAGCGCGCGAAGCGGATGCAGGCGCTGCCTCCGGGCGGCGCGATGTTCGCTGTGGCGTGCGGTGAAGAAGCGGTGCGTGCCGTGCTCGCCACGCAGGGGCCGGACGTCAGCATCGCCGCGCTCAACGGGCCTGCGGAGACCGTCCTGTCCGGGGAGGAGAGGGCGGTGACCGGCGTGGCCGACGTGCTGAAGTCGCAGGGCATCCTGGCCAAGCGAATTCCCGTGTCGCACGCGTTCCACTCGGCGCGGATGGAGCCCATCCTCGAGGACTTCGAGCGGGCAGTCTCGAAACTTCGGTTCCAGGCGCCCCAGCTGAAGCTCGTCTCCGGACTGACGGGGAAGCTCGACGGCGGAGCGGCCCCAGGCGCGTCCTACTGGCGCAGGCAGTTGCGCGAGCCCGTGCGCTTCTCGGACGGCGTGATGGCGCTGGCCCAGCTCGGTGTGGACACGTTCATTGAGCTGGGTCCGTCCCCCACGCTGTCCTCGCTCGCGCGCACCTCTCTGCCCGAAGGACCGTACCGCTGGCTCCCCTCACTCCAGAGCAGGCGCGACGACGCGGCGACGTTCCTCGGCAGCGTGGCACGGCTCTACGCGAGCGGCGCAGGCATCCGCTGGGAAGGGCTCTTCCCGGACGGGCCGCGGCAGCTCGAGCTGCCGACGTATCCGTTCCAGCGTCAGCGCTACTGGATGCAGGGCCGGGCCGCGGCGGCGCCGGTCCGGCGCGTCCGGGAGGGACACCCGCTCCTGGGTGTCCGCACCGAGATGCCCAACGGCCCGGTGTTCGAAACCGAGGTGCGCGCCTCGGACCTCGCCGTGCTGCGCGACTTCCGTGTGTTCGGGACCATCATCGTCAGCGGCGTGGTGCAGGTCGCCCTCGCCATCCTCGCTGGGGCCGAGGTGCTGGGCGGACAGGGGCAGGCGCAGATTTCGGATCTCGTCTTCGTCGAGCCGTTCACGCTCGACGAGGAGGCTCCGGCGCGCATCCGTCTCCTGCTGATGAACGCGGAAGCGGGACAGGCGCGCTTCGAGCTCCACAGCGCGCTCACGCCGCATGGGGGCGCGCTGGAGTGGAGGCGCCACTGCGCGGGCACACTGTGCATGAGTGACGAGGACGGGGTGCGGGCCGGCGAAGCGCTGGCGCTGGACGGCATCCGCGCCCGTTGCACCACCGAGCTCTCGGCCGAAGCGTTCTACCGGGCCTACTGGGAGGACGCGGACCAGTGGTTCGGCCCGAGCTTCAAGGGGCTGACGCGCGTGTGGTGGGGCGACGGCGAGCTGCTTGCCGAAATCGAGCCGACGGAGACGGGCCTCGCAGAGCCCGAAGCGGCGGGATTTGCCGGCCGTGTGCTGACGGAAGCCTGCGCGGCAGAGGCGTGCGCGCAGTCGATGAAGGTTTTGTTCCCGAAGGAGTCCGAGTTCGCCTCGCGCGCCTACCTGGGGGTGGGCATGCAGCGCTCGCGCGGCGCCTTCCCGTCCGTGCGCGGGAAGCGCTTCGGTCACGCACGCATACGCCCATCCGCGCCCGGGGAGACACGGCTCTTCGCGGATGTGCGGCTCCTCGACGCGGACGGCCGGGTCATCACGGCGTACGAGGGCCTGAGCTACGCGCCCATCCAGCCCGAGGTGCTCCAGAGACTGGCGGCGCGTGTGAAGCGAGTGCGCGCCAGCGGGCTGGACCGCGCGCAGCTGCTCTCGGCCGCGAGGCCGGAACGCTCGCGCCTGTTGGAGATGTACCTCCTGCGTCAGCTGGAGGCGCTCCACGGCGCGCCTGTGCCCGGACTCGAGCCGGATGCACCGCTGGGGGAGTTCGGCTTCGACTCCATCCAGTTCACCGAGCTGCGGGGGTGGATCCGCAAGGACCTCGACGTGGAGCTGTCCGCGGAGCAGCTCACGGCGGCCGCCAGCCCGCGTGCCCTCGCCGGGGCGCTTGCCGCGCGGTTGGCACCGGAGCCAGCTGGGGCCGCACCCGTGAGTGTCTCCGCGTCAGGGCCAGCCAGGGAGTGGATTGTCCGGTGGGATCGCCCGCCAGCGGATGAGGCGCGCCTGCGCCTGTTCTGCTTCCCATTCGCCGGAGGCGGGGCGTCCACCTACCGTGGGTGGGGCAAGGCGCTGCCGCGCGGGGTGGAGGTGTGCCTCATCCAGCTCCCTGGCCGCGAGAACCGGTACAGCGAGCTGCCCGTGGAGCAGCTCTCCGTGATGCTCGACACCCTGGAGCGCGAGATGGCTCCGCTGCTGGACCTGCCCTTCGCGTTCTTCGGCACGAGCATGGGTGGCCTCCTCGCGTTCGAGCTCGCGCGGCGGGTCCGTGCGCGCCGCGGCGTGCCACCGGTGCGGCTGTTCGCTGCGGCCTCGTACGCGCCGCACCGCGGGCCGTCCGCGCCGCTCGCGGAGCTGATTCGCACGGGGGTGCACGGCGCGGACCCGGCGCTCCTGCGGCGCTTCAAAGTCATCCCGGATGCGTTGTTCGCCTCCCCGGACATGCTCAAGGTGGTGCTGCCGCCGCTCTATGCGGACCTGCGGCTCGTGCGCAGCTATCAGTACGACGAGGCGCCGCCGCTCGCCTGTCCCATCACGGCCCTGTGCGGCACGCAGGATCCGATGATGACCCGCGACAACGCCGCGAGCTGGTCGCATCACACCGTGGCCGACTTCACCTTG